TACTTTCAATGTATGTGGCTTCTCAGTGGCACTTCAGTATGCCATGTTTGCTGACCTGTTTAGGGATGTGCAGTATCTTGGGAATGTGTAAAGTTGCTCTTCAAAAGCGTACTTTTGGTTGaagctttgtttttcactttttgcCCCAGTAGCATTGTAAATAAGGGAACAGAGCCTTCCCTTGGGAGGGGATGATAGTGTGGTGAGGTTCTGAGAAATCCATGGTGATACCGAAGACCTAGCTGTGCAGAGTAGTTGAGATAAGAACTTGTGTGCTTGATCCAGTGTGCAGCTGTGTGCTTACTTCAGATGCCTGGTACTGTCTGTTAGGATGTTGTCTTAGAGCTGGAGTTTGAAGGTGTGAAGGAGAAGTTCACTATGGTCCAGATCTGGCCTGTACGTCAAGTCCGTCCCGTTACTGAGAAGCTACCAGCCAATCATCCTTTGTTAACTGGCCAACGGGTCCTGGATGCCCTATTCCCGTAAGTACTACCTTCTGTTTTCTAGTATGTAAGAAATCTCACTCTTGAATGAAGTGGAGGGAGGAggccttaaaatatttttaaggtcAAATAGACCCCAAGCTTTCACTATGTATTGTAGTGAAATGATACATAATCTCAAAAACTATTTAGCTCAGTTCCCATATTTCTGTATTTAGCAGGAAAACCTACTAGCAGAAAAAGGAGGTAAGTTTAATCTGTAAAAAGGTGCATTAATCTGTAAAAGAATGGATAAGCATAAACAACATAATAATGCCAAGTCTTCTACAGAAAGGCTTGAACTTTCAAGCTTAGTATCTCCATTTGAACACATAAGTGGAATCTCTTTCCGTGATCTTGAGGATGTGTAGTTCCCAATGATTTGGGAGTCACCAGTTATTAAAATTGTTGCACTTAATTATAGTACAAAGTAGTTCATTTAAGCAGCTAACTTGAAGGATGCCAATTTTAGTAATTTTGGTCCTAAAATATTCTTATAATGCATATGTAAGTACAGTTGTTCTTTTCTTAACATTTGCATTCCTTCACTGCTTCCAGATATGAAAATTGCTGTTTCAAGGGCAGTAGAAGAAAAGGATAGTTTATTCCCTCAGTCTTTAGGTTCAGACAAATACCTCTGTGCTTCTCACTGAGAACGCTCAATATGACTCCTGTCACTCTGCTTTTAATTAAGGAGTTTTATTGGAAAACATTCTAAGATGTGAGAGCGCTGTTTTTTAGTTCCTTGCAAAtcagactcttttttttctttactcaggTGTGTACAAGGGGGTACAACAGCAATTCCTGGGGCATTTGGTTGTGGGAAGACTGTGATCTCACAGTCTCTCTCAAAATACTCCAACAGTGATGTCATCATTTATGTAGGCTGTGGAGAACGAGGAAATGAAATGTCTGAAGTACTGAGAGATTTCCCTGAGGTTAGTATGGAGAATTCTTGGAGAGTAAACCTTGAAGAGGTGCTGTTGTTCTAGTATTGTGACAGAATGAAATTATATTGGTAGAGGGATGTGACTTGAAATTATCTTCTTGCCTTCTTGCTGTAAGTTCTGGCTATAGTAGCAGAAATCCCTTTTGGCTTAAAGGATGATTTCTCTGTCCCCTTAATAAACATCTATGCTAATTGTGGAGTGTATTATCTAACTcgtttaaaacaaaccaaaatgaatTCCAGGGTGTAACTTAGTGCAGTTATATACACTTTAGCTTCTGCTGGTAACATTTCATACTTTATAGATGCTGCATTTTCTAATCTTGTTTTTTAACAGGATTCAGAGTGGCGATACAGTTACCAGGTATTAGTTTGACATCTTAGacttcagaatattttctgaaggaagcagaaaatgcctgttttttaaaaaaaacaaggcaacaGGTTTGCCAGTCTTTCTACCTGTTGTTGTATGTTAGTGAATTCCTTGTGGCACGGTCtgtaaaacacagaaagaagccAGATAGTCATAACTGTTAAGTTGAAACTCCACTGTCAGAAATAACAAGTAAAAGACTTGGGTGTGTTCATTGATTACAAGATGAAAGTCAAGCTGAGGTGGCTGTGAAAAAGGTACATCCCATTATATTCAGAAGTAGAATTCTACACAGATGCCAGGCTATGTATTCTGTGTTTAGGTGCTTGTGAAGCTTCACAGGGATTATATACGTGATTTTATGCTAAGTTGTCGAAGATGAACGTGGTTCATTGTAGATGAAGGGGGAGGTGGGGTGGAGAAAGACTCTGTGTTTACTAACAGACTCCTGAGAGGGGCTGTTGCAGCTCAGTAAGCTAAGGGAGGATAGTGTACTTCCTGATGCAGTGGATATGGCATGACTCATTTGAATGATACGAATAGGGGTTTGCCAGTTGTAGAAGGTGAAGTGATGCTGAGGCATATACTTTAGAATTAAGCTGTATGCAACATGGAAAGCAAACCAGCATGTTGTCCTGGAATCTTGAATCTAATCTCTGCTCTTGGTAGAACATCTGTGAGGCAAAAATCCTGATAAAAGGTAATACAATAAAAAACCCCCTAAAGCAACCcataagaaacaacaaaaaataaacaattgttccctcttttctcttttcttgcatTTTAGTTAACAATGGAAGTTGATGGCAAGGTAGAAAGCATCATGAAGAGAACAGCTCTGGTGGCAAATACGTCCAACATGCCTGTGGCTGCCAGAGAAGCATCTATCTATACTGGTAAGATTTACAGGAGGCCAGaaaaggctgtgtgtgtggaGTAAGCCATCATGCTTGAGTATTCTCAGTCCCTGAAACAGTCAGTACCAAGAAGCTTGCTTAGTTTCAGAAGTCAGCCCTTACAGGCGTTGCATGCATGAAGTCCTAGTATCTTAATTCAATTTGGCTTGCTTGTATATAATTATGATTTCTAAATATTGAGTAAATTTTGCTTATAAGTTAGAACTTAGTGCAGCAGCTCTCATGTAGTTTTTCTCCGTGTGTTAATTATgtaagtttttggtttttgaaTAGCTTTTTTTCTAACAAGTACAGACACTCCGAGTTGTCAGGATAGTCTTCTTTCCTTTGCAGACTCTTAGTAGGttttttcaaaatcctttttatGAAAAACTATCATTAAGATAAAACATGACTTTTCTCACTGTTGTATTCCGGTAGTTTGAAAGGGAAGGAGACATTTTAAAGTAAGGCTTTGTTTGTGGTTTCAGTGAGGCAAAGAGTAACATCCATGACATCAGTTTATGTTGCTGTAAATTGAAATAATTAGACTTGTTTGTATCTTAGTGACAACATACAAGCATAGAATTCCTTTCTGATCTGTATCTTGTTGTCTTTGTCCTAGGAATCACCCTGTCTGAGTATTTCAGGGACATGGGCTACCACGTCAGTATGATGGCAGATTCTACTTCTCGATGGGCTGAGGCCCTCAGAGAAATTTCAGGGCGACTGGCTGAAATGCCTGCTGGTGAGTATTCTTTTCTCAGTCTGTTCTTCTAAATGCATCCTTTAATTTCTGAGCCTTTCCCTCAGTTTCTGCATGTTGATGTTTGCAGATAGTGGTTATCCAGCCTACCTTGGTGCCCGTCTAGCTTCTTTCTATGAGCGAGCTGGCAGGGTGAAGTGTCTGGGAAATCCTGAAAGGGAAGGCAGCGTCAGCATTGTTGGAGCGTGAGTGTTGCATTTCTTTGCTTTATGTTGGCTGCAGTTACTCCTCTGTGTCAAAGTACCTcttcttcagagaaaaaggTCTTGTTGATCTGTGCTGCCGAACTAAAAGTAAGTGTATGAGTGGGTAGATAGATGTTTAATCTCTGTTCTCTCAGAACTGCTGCTAAATTGTGTGTGGGGACAGAAAGAATGAATGTGGACACGTAGTTCTGTGAAGAGTGGAGTTGCAGTCACTTGGAGCAAATGGCTCAGGGAGGAATGTAGTTAGAGCTGTCACTGAAAGAGTATGTCAAACGATGCTCAGAGCAGGAAAGAAAGGGCAGTTAAAGCAACAGTGTGTGCACTTGGGGGCATAGTGAATTATGATTCCTGCTTAAATAGTAGAGTTACATGGAGCAGCATATCTCAAGCTGTGATGGGCTGTGAAAAGCAAAGATATTCTTTTAGGCTATATTCATTTCCCATGCACTCATTTTCAGGAGAGCCTCTAGCATCTGTAAGAACACCTAGAGCCCACCTTTGCTCTGCATACTTCTGCCATCCACAACATACATACACAAATACGTTGTGGTTTTGAGGTTGGAAGAGAATTACTTGTTGTAATTTCTGGGAAGTCATATATTAGGGTGTCAACTCCAAATGAAGTTGAAGTGGTTCTTGTACAGATGTATatcagaaataatttccaaTTGGAATATTGTTTTCGGTAATATAATCATTGTACCATGTTTCAAGATGTCCTACTAGCACACTTGATGAATCTGCTCCAATGAGAGAGTTTGATAGTCCAAGCTGGTGTTACTACCTGGAGCTAAAGTGACTGAAATCATACTTTGATTCTGTCAATCAGTCACTGACGTAACGGTTTCATAGTATGCTTGATACAACACCTCTGTGGGCATGCATCAAACGCTTTTTGCAGTGGAAACTTGTGGTCTATTACTTGGAATCATGTTGAATTTTCTGGTTTCTGTGATCACTTAGCTGTGTTCGGTGCTTTAGTTTAAACTGTGAAAGCAATTCTGATAACTTTTCCTTATCTCTTCCTTCTCAGTGTCTCTCCCCCAGGTGGTGACTTCTCTGATCCTGTCACATCTGCTACACTGGGCATCGTTCAGGTACGTCCCATGACATTGCAGCTCTTCTGTTGGCTTTGTTAGACTTGAAATGATCGTGCTGCAGTGCATTTGTGCCAGTGGCAGGGGTGAGAGAGCTTTGATTTGACACATGCAGATTTGTACGGTGATTTGGAAGACGCTCTGGAAGTGTGAAAGGTGACCTTATGAAGTGGTCTGTGAAGTGATGCATTTGAGATCCTTTTGCAGGAGGGAGCGAAGGTAGCAATTCCTTTCAATGCTGAATGCTCGGGAACTACGAGCGTGCTTACTGATTGCTGCCCATTGAGCTGCACTTCAAATATGGCTCCTCTCAGCTGATTTGGAAAGTAAACCACTCTTAATAGATGCACTGAAACCACAATGAaatcctcagcagcagctgactgGGAGAAAAATGTCTTGCAACTGATTGCAGCCTTGTTTTGGGAAAAGGAGTTACATCTAATAGGTCTCCACTTAATTAGTCTACAGTATTGACATATCTTTGTTGTGGCTGCCTTCTCTCTCATGAGGAGTCTCAAGCTGAATAAGTCTGAactcagctttaaaaaaagcatcATGATTTGACGAGTGTATTTGAAAGTCCTTGCTATAGTTAAATTAACGTAAGGAAGACTTTGTGCGTTTCAGGCTTGCATTTGTGATAGCTTTTGCCATGTTGCATTTGCTCAAAATTGCTCTCTGTATTATTGGGGATTTTTAATTGACTTCAAttattttagttctttttttcgTATTTGGAACACTGATTGATCTTTCTGGCTTCTGGCAGGTTTTTTGGGGCCTGGATAAGAAGCTGGCACAACGCAAGCACTTCCCCTCTGTCAACTGGCTGATCAGTTACAGCAAATACACACGTGCCCTGGATGAGTACTACGACAAGCATTTTACAGAGTTTGTCCCTCTCAGGACAAAGGCCAAAGAGATCTTACAGGAGGAAGAGGACCTTGCAGAGATTGTGCAGCTTGTGGGGAAAGTGAGTAACCAGCCATGAGGAAGTGTGATGTCCATAAGCCATCCTTCATTTCCCTGCTGCTAGTGCAGGCTTTTGGCCATGCCTTAGACCAGATTTGATGGATACTGCACTGTCCAAGGAAAGTCAAATGGTCACTGGAAGATGTCAGACTCTCTTGCCTCTGCCTGTGGTTTATTCCAGCTGTCTTAAATGTTGTTTGGCTTGTAATGACACATACGTTTTTTAGGTTTAGTAAAGCTTGGCTTGATGCTACCTTTCTCATGTCAGTTAGATTGCAGGACATCTATTGCTGGAGTTAAGCAATTTCACTTGCCTCAGTGTTCTAGTCTTGCTGAAATTCCCTTTGCTATGTCTTAACTGATCTATACTGTTGAAGTTGTCTGAAGGACTAAGGTTTATTGGAAACTATGTTGCCAGCCACAGAACAGAGGTGTTGGCCTGTAGAGACAAAAGTGATGTCTGCTTTTTCTAAAAGCTGCTGATGACCTAGTTTCTCTGTGATGTTCAGGATGAGCAATGTTGATTTACTACAAGGTGGTGGTAGTGTGTAGTGAGCTTATATTAGCTACAGTTATTTAGAGAAAGTTTGCTCCTTTTGCTCTCCCTATTTGCTGATGTATGTTCTAGCCCAACCAAGATGAGGCCTTTCACTAGATCTTGCCTAGCAGAGCTCTCTAAATATGTCTTTAATGAAAAGGACATGTGACCTTAGGGCCTTCTGCAGATACCTGTTTACAAAACCATGTTCTAAAAGACTAGTTTACAGAGCAGGCTAGGATTAGTTCCTTGATCTGGAAGGAATATTGATAAGCCATTGCTTGTAACTAGGCTTTAGTCGCTTGATAGAAGTACTGGAACTGGTGAACTTGTTCTCAGATGTTAACAGATTCTTTCAGTCTGGGCTTGGCTGACAACTGCAACAAACCTTTAGAAAGGGAGAgacttggggaaaaacaagctttttgttttgttttaggttTGAATTTTGTTAGTCTCCTTGTGAAAGAAAAGTCCAAATTTCCTGTCTAGAGAGCCCGCTGGGGTATTTAAAGCTCAATCTGTCCCCTTTTAGCAAAAGGACAGTGAAGGCGGGGAAGAGTGTCCTGTAGTGCCAACAGCAGCAGCGTGCAGCAGAGTTGTGGTTGTCCTGCAGTTTGATAGGCATTGTCACCAACTCCTTTTCTTGAATGTCAGACAGAGAAAGTCCATTGGTACTTGCGGAGACTAGTATCCATCCTTATTTATCTAGTATGCTGAGATCTAGTTTTTCCTTCCATGGACATAAGGATTGAGGAAGGTAAAAATGAACTTATCTCTTTATATAGGAAAGTGATGTCTCAACGTATCTCTTGGCAAAGCCACGTGCATTTTCTGTGTCTAGTGGTTTTTCCATTATCTCAAAAGAAACTTCATTTCTGTTGTTTATCATTAGGAAGACTTAAAGTAGACTTATTAACTGGCCCATCTTAATTTAGCAATCAATTAAATTGGCTCTATAGCAGGGAGTGAGGAATACTCAAAAGAGAGAATTCTGCTGGAAGCCATTCTAAAAGGGTAGGAAGCAGGTACTAAAAGATAACAGTTCTTGGCCAGGACAGACCATGTCATTGTTGACTTGCATACTAAACTAacaatgtattttgtttttctaggctTCCTTGGCAGAAACAGATAAAATTACCTTGGAGGTTGCCAAGCTGATAAAAGATGACTTCTTGCAACAGAATGGTTATACGCCTTATGACAGGTGAGATCTGACTAGTCCCTCTGCCTTCTTGGTCCTGTGTGGCCTGCATGTAAACTGTTATGTGGAAAGAAATCAGTGCAGAAATTCATTTTACTCACCATAAACTGTGCTTAGGTAGGCCATGGAACAGTGTATTAATAGTGTCTTACTCAAGGCAGGCTGAACTTTTCTGAATGCTGTCACACCCTTTAAGTATCTCAGGCCCTCATCTGTTGTTCATTTAGCCAGTATTTCTTATTAGCATGTCCTCCTTAGGAccatttcattttcactgtCAACATCCAAAGTCTTCATGTTTATTCTAACAACACGTGGAGGACTGCAAGGATTTGATTTCAGTTACTATTGCATAATTCTTGAGTAAGCTGGATCCACTAAAAAACTTACTGGATCTTTTCCCTGGTGCAATCCTTATTATCCTTATCTGCTTTGCTTCTTTCCATGGTATCCTGTGTTTTAACAGCCTGACAATGGGCTTTTTTTACTGCATCTCACTCACCAGACTGAGTAGATCAGAGGGTCTTTAAGTACTTAATCACCAAAAATTTACACGTATGTCACTCTGTAATGGTGTGTGCCTTTGATTAGGTTACTAGTGCAAGTATGCTTGTATGCAGTTACCAATTAAAAGAGCTTTTTCTATGTGGATTGCTTCTGGAACAGTCCCTTTCCTGTGAGCTGTCAGGTTATCCCAGACAGTTTGGAGGAAGCCTGTTCCCCTGCTGGGCAAAACAGGAAGGAGGAATTCTGTTGGCCGCTCTGGtagcttccttttctccttagCATTGGCACAGGTTGAAGTGTGAGACTTGTACTGCGATGGTTCCtcttctctgctgttttgcCCAGTGTTTGGGTGCTGCTTTAGAAACCTGACTTCATGATATAGTCTTCAGTCCCGTAGTTTTAAATAGGTGAATCCTAGGCTGTCAGAAGCAGTCACTCTCCTTTGAtggtatgttttaaaaatacctggAGTAAAAAAGGCTAGTACTTCTGTCATGTGAGAATTCAGAGTTGTTGGGAAGGCAGGAGCAAAGGCTGGTCTTATTAACTGTTCCAAGATGCCTGACAGATCCTATTCTGTTCCATCAGGTTCTGCCCTTTCTATAAAACAGTGGGAATGCTTTCCAATATGATTGCGTTTTATGACATGGCACGCCGTGCTGTAGAAACCACAGCCCAGAGTGACAATAAGATCACGTGGTCCATCATCCGAGAGAACATGAGTGAAATCCTCTACAGACTTACCTCCATGAAGTTCAAGGTATGTTTGATAGGAACTGAGTGGCACAGCTTTTGATGAACTTCCAATGCACCTGAAAGGCTGCTGGTCAGGGTGCTCATCACTTGCCTTAGGTAAAGGTCTATGAACAGAGACTTTTTGCAGTTGTTTTGAGTGTATTTAAGAACCAGCTTTAGTTTGTGAGCACAGGAATGGCCAGTTGGGTGATGCTGGCTGCAAAGCCTTGGCAACCACTCCTTCAAAAGTCTTTTATGTTATATGAATTCATGGTGTATTACAGACAcctttcctgtttgttttggggtttctaTGTTACAATTATGTATAAGAACATAATATGTTCTGAGAAGACTAGTAGTAGATAAAAACATCCTAAAGTTTAAATCCAGGAACATGCTGAAAAGTCAATGAGAGAAATGTTGATCAAgctattttaaatgaaagtgaAGGGAAGAAATGCTTGTCTCCTGTAGTAATATGTGATGTTCCCTGTGTTTGGAGCCTAAGGCAGgtagcttggaggagagaaagggaggagTAATTTCAACGTGGGCTAAAGAGAGAACAAGTGGCTTGGAGCACCTGCTCTGGGTAACTTCAGTAGCCATCTTTTTAGAGTACAGCTTTTCTAAAAGTAGTAGTAGCAGTTAATGGTAAGACAGTAACCTGTGATGCTGGCGTATCTTAAAGTAGACTGACCTCTCTGAGGTATAATGCATACTCTGTTATAAATCTTAAAAGCCAATCTTCCAATTCTTTCAAGAACAAGTACCATGagataaaattacatttaaaatcaaGTGCTGTTGTATCCTGTTTCAGCAGGGCACTGGCTTTTTTCTGCAGCAAGCAGATCCCTGGTAGGTGTTCTTAAAGCATCAAGAACATAAGATACACTTGGAGACATGAGCTGCCCAGAGATGGTTATATAGAGATAAGGGAGGCAAATATGGTTTTTACAAACCCTGTCCAGTAGAAGACATCTGGCATACAGCAGAGGGGTAGACAGCAGGGATGAAAAAGGGAATCCAGAGGGTGAATGCACCTTGAGTGGAACTGGCAACAGTTACAAAAGGAAAATTGTATTTGCTGTGTGACAGTCTAAAAGGCCTGAGGACTTAAACGTCCTGCATCCTGTGGTCTGTGTGCTGTAGAGAGGCAACAAGGTGTACCCACACATGTAAACTCCCTGTGTTTCCCAAGAGCTGCACTGACCTAGAGGAATGCTGAGAAGGGAGGGGCAAAGGCAATGAAACAGATTTCACAGCCTGGCAGTGAATTTTTCTTGCAGGGAAGGTCTTGTAGCGTCAGAGCAAAACTGATCGGTACATTTTTGCCCTTGTCTATCATGAAAACTATTCTGAGAAAATGAAGCAGTGCAAAGGTGTTCTTGAGCTTGCTACGGCTGCAAAGTAAGATTTTAATTGGAACTGAGTGACCTCTGGCTGATGGCAAAGTGAATCTTGCACTTATGGGAGAGGTAGCTCAAAAAGTACAGTAGAGCATTTCCAAGTCACAAAGACTCACGCTCCATTTGTTTTGGAGGTAGGATTTGGTGTTCAGCTCTTGAATCACACAGCATCAACCGAGATACTCAGTGTTACTGAATCCTTGCCAAATCAGTTGTTATTCAGTGAAGTAACTACTGCTCAGGAAAATTCTCTATCTGGTATCCATTCTGCCTGCTCACTGGACATGGAAAGAGGATGGTATTTTAACCTGGTGGCTGTCAATGAGACAAACAGGAGGCAGAGATGGAGCTGCGTAATGCCCACTCTGCAGTTAGCGTGCATTAACCCCGAGGCTGAGAAATGACAGCACTGGCAAAGGAGGGTTCTCTGAAGTGCCTGTCACTTTTCCTGACAGGACTGTTAATTTGTTGTGTTGTCTTTCAGGACCCTGTCAAAGATGGTGAAACCAAAATCAAGGCGGACTATGCTCAGCTCTTTGAGGATATGCAGAATGCGTTTCGCAGTCTGGAAGATTAGACTCAACCTCTGTGACCACTCCAGTATGTCTGCTCAATTCCTCATCTCAGCTCCTCTGCTTCCCTACCTTACAGGAACGATGCAACAGTACTTGAGTTGATAAATacccctgtgttttccctgttCATACTCGATTGTCCTTACAAAACATTCCTCTTAGTTTGTGTTTCGCATTGCTTTGGGTATCTGAAATGGCGGGTGATGTGTGAATGGCCCGGCTGAGTGAGGA
Above is a window of Colius striatus isolate bColStr4 chromosome 1, bColStr4.1.hap1, whole genome shotgun sequence DNA encoding:
- the ATP6V1A gene encoding V-type proton ATPase catalytic subunit A, whose amino-acid sequence is MDFSKLPKIRDEDREAFVGYVHGVSGPVVTACNMAGAAMYELVRVGHSELVGEIIRLEGDLATVQVYEETSGVSVGDPVLRTGKPLSVELGPGIMGAIFDGIQRPLSDISTLTKSIYIPRGVNVSALSRDVKWDFTPSKNLRVGSHITGGDIYGVVNENSLIKHKIMLPPRNRGTVTYIAPPGNYDTSDVVLELEFEGVKEKFTMVQIWPVRQVRPVTEKLPANHPLLTGQRVLDALFPCVQGGTTAIPGAFGCGKTVISQSLSKYSNSDVIIYVGCGERGNEMSEVLRDFPELTMEVDGKVESIMKRTALVANTSNMPVAAREASIYTGITLSEYFRDMGYHVSMMADSTSRWAEALREISGRLAEMPADSGYPAYLGARLASFYERAGRVKCLGNPEREGSVSIVGAVSPPGGDFSDPVTSATLGIVQVFWGLDKKLAQRKHFPSVNWLISYSKYTRALDEYYDKHFTEFVPLRTKAKEILQEEEDLAEIVQLVGKASLAETDKITLEVAKLIKDDFLQQNGYTPYDRFCPFYKTVGMLSNMIAFYDMARRAVETTAQSDNKITWSIIRENMSEILYRLTSMKFKDPVKDGETKIKADYAQLFEDMQNAFRSLED